The Flavivirga eckloniae genomic interval CTAGGAGGTATGGCGAAAGACTTGTTTAAATTTAAGTTTATGAGCTTATATATTAGGGTTATGGTTATTCTTGGATTTATACATGACCCGTTCGATACTTTTAAGTACATTATAAACAGACAGAAGCAGAGCCGATTTAAATTTTTGTTCTTTTTTTTAATTGGCGACTATTCAACCTACGATAAGGGGATTAACCCTAACAAAAAGAAATTTGTATCGCTTATTAAACATATAGCCGACTATAGTAAGGTAGGTTTAAAAACATCTTATTTTGCTATTGAAGATATTTCGATTTTAAAAAAGGAAAAGCAGCGTATGGAAGATATTTTAAATACCACGCTAAAGGCTTCCCGACAATCTTTTTCAAGACTTAATTTACCAGAATCGTATAGGAACCTTATAGAATTGGAAATACAGGAAGATTATACTATGGGATATGTAAATCACATAGGTTTTAGAGCCGGATCTTGTACGCCCTTTTTGTTTTACGATTTAGATTATGAAGTACAAACACCTTTAAAAATCCATTCATACCATCTTATGGATTACGCCTTGTTAAAAACACATTCTTTACTGGATAAGAAGAAAGCTATAAACGAGATCATTCAAGAAATAAAACAAGTAAACGGAGAGTTTACCGCAGTGTTTCATAATTATACCTTTAGCGCAGAAAAACAATGGGATGGGTTTAAGGAATTGTTCAATATGGTATTAGAATCCACTCATGATCCTCATGTTAATAAACTTTAAAATTATGTCTTTTGGTTTTTTGAAATTTTTAATAGAAAAGTGAAACAGTTAGATTTGTCCTTAGTTTATTGAAGACCTTATAAAATCAAGTAAATGAAAATTGAAGGTATAACAGATGTGTTTTTCGATTTAGATCATACCTTATGGGATTTTGATAAAAACTCGGCATTAGCATTTGATAGAATTTTAAAGTTAAATAATATTAATGTTGATATAGATGATTTTTTACATCATTATGTGCCAATAAACTTAAAGTATTGGAAGTTATACCGAGAAGAAAAAATAGAAAAAAACGATTTACGTTATGGAAGATTGAACGATGCTTTTATGGCAATTGGCTATGAAATTGAAGAAGCGATAATTAACAAATTGTCGGATGATTATATAGACCATTTACCAATGTTTAATTATCTATTCGAAAATACTTTTGAGATTCTAGATTATTTAAATGACAATTATAGTTTGCATATCATTACCAATGGATTTGATGAGGTGCAACATAAAAAGTTGACCAAATCTAACATTAGCGGGTATTTTAAAACCGTTACTAATTCTGAAATGGTTGGTGTTAAAAAACCTAATCCGAAAATTTTTAAGCATGCTTTACAATTAGCTGAATCTACAAGCGAGCAAAGCGTTATGATAGGGGATAGTTATGAAGCAGACATACTAGGGGCAAAAAACATAGGAATGGAAGTCGTTTTTTTTGATGTCCATAACACGACAATTGACGACGGCATTAAAAAAATTAACAATTTAATTCAGCTAAAGAAATACCTATGACGCATTAATTTTCTTATTTTTGCGTTTGTCCTAAACATCTATTACTAACCTATGCGAAAACAAATAATAGAATATTCGTTTTTAGTCATGGCTATGTTCTTAAGTCTTTTTTCTTGTACAAAGGAAGTAGATTTTGATCAGGCCGATGATTTAGAAATTACCCCAGTTGTGACTTCTAGCCTCATATTCTTTGATGAGCCAATTAAAAGTTTTTTACTTAATGGGGTTGAGATTCCTCCCGTTATAGATCATGTAGATGTTGAGATTTTCAATGAGCAATTTGTAGTTGATAACCTTGTTAAAGCAGAGTTTGTATTTGAAACCACAAATACAATTAATAAAGAGTTTCAAATAGAAGTCAGATTTCTAAATGATGCAGGTACAGAGTTGCATGCGTTCTCTGTTTTGGGAGCTTCATCAACAGATGGTAGCGAGGTTACACGCGATTATACAGAAGAGCTCGTGGGAGATAAACTAGAAGCCTTGAAAAATACGACAAGAATGGAGTTT includes:
- a CDS encoding polysaccharide deacetylase family protein; its protein translation is MLLVYTHKISPRLKYVFKHICTRILGVEVGFTTKIEEFIAHDSFKMSYTRQQLGKEFFVKSHDILFEQGLSDLDINILDWDNTKCFFYNGDKSAIPFDIFAASFYLLSRYEEYLPHVKDEFGRFTAAESLAYKYGFLHQPVVDIWAYKFKDALQAQFPEFKFPEKSYTIKPIIDVPSAYNFRLKGIMRTLGGMAKDLFKFKFMSLYIRVMVILGFIHDPFDTFKYIINRQKQSRFKFLFFFLIGDYSTYDKGINPNKKKFVSLIKHIADYSKVGLKTSYFAIEDISILKKEKQRMEDILNTTLKASRQSFSRLNLPESYRNLIELEIQEDYTMGYVNHIGFRAGSCTPFLFYDLDYEVQTPLKIHSYHLMDYALLKTHSLLDKKKAINEIIQEIKQVNGEFTAVFHNYTFSAEKQWDGFKELFNMVLESTHDPHVNKL
- a CDS encoding YjjG family noncanonical pyrimidine nucleotidase — translated: MKIEGITDVFFDLDHTLWDFDKNSALAFDRILKLNNINVDIDDFLHHYVPINLKYWKLYREEKIEKNDLRYGRLNDAFMAIGYEIEEAIINKLSDDYIDHLPMFNYLFENTFEILDYLNDNYSLHIITNGFDEVQHKKLTKSNISGYFKTVTNSEMVGVKKPNPKIFKHALQLAESTSEQSVMIGDSYEADILGAKNIGMEVVFFDVHNTTIDDGIKKINNLIQLKKYL